One part of the Solanum dulcamara chromosome 3, daSolDulc1.2, whole genome shotgun sequence genome encodes these proteins:
- the LOC129881549 gene encoding transcription factor MYBS1-like: MSTERTYNSSFWTREEDEIFENTLAIYCNDKNLFMKMKEELLGKSLDDITDHINILIEDIDAIESEHVLLPNYPEMQSDANQNLKPDVEWRKGTPWTAQEHRHCVITRTASQVASHAHKFFKRVEANNKGNRRARTKASVLDITSVDAEAAGTSQVPNTVDMIGPTAEDHKQWETLAMRAYCLEKAPILRR; this comes from the exons ATGAGCACCGAAAGGACATACAATAGCTCGTTCTGGACTAGGGAGGAGGATGAAATCTTTGAGAATACCCTAGCGATCTACTGTAATGATAAGAATCTATTTATGAAGATGAAAGAGGAACTTCTGGGGAAATCACTTGATGATATTACGGATCACATTAATATACTCATTGAAGATATAGATGCCATCGAGTCAGAACATGTTCTGCTACCTAATTATCCAGAAATGCAAAGTGATGCCAACCAGAATTTGAAACCAGATGTCGAATGGCGAAAAGGGACTCCTTGGACAGCACAGGAACACAG GCACTGTGTGATAACAAGAACAGCATCACAGGTGGCTAGCCATGCCCATAAGTTTTTCAAGCGTGTCGAAGCTAACAACAAAGGGAACAGAAGAGCAAGAACAAAAGCAAGCGTTCTCGATATAACTAGTGTGGATGCTGAAGCTGCTGGAACTTCCCAAGTTCCAAACACTGTGGACATGATTGGACCTACTGCAGAGGATCACAAGCAGTGGGAAACACTAGCAATGAGAGCGTATTGCCTGGAGAAAGCACCAATACTGAGGAGATGA